One Prolixibacteraceae bacterium DNA segment encodes these proteins:
- a CDS encoding BlaI/MecI/CopY family transcriptional regulator: MKELTRAEEQVMLFLWDMDKAFVKQLVEMYEMPQPAYNTVSTIVRILERKGFVSYKAFGRSHQYFPIISKEEYKHSLGMRILRDYFNNSFIELNQFFMEKGEIKPDEFDKITNIR; the protein is encoded by the coding sequence ATGAAAGAACTAACAAGAGCAGAAGAACAGGTCATGCTTTTCTTATGGGACATGGATAAGGCATTTGTAAAACAGCTAGTAGAGATGTATGAGATGCCTCAACCTGCATACAATACTGTCTCCACTATCGTTCGTATTCTAGAAAGAAAAGGCTTTGTTAGCTATAAGGCTTTTGGACGATCTCATCAATATTTCCCTATTATATCCAAAGAAGAGTATAAACACTCTCTAGGGATGAGAATCCTGAGAGACTATTTTAATAATTCGTTTATAGAACTAAATCAGTTCTTTATGGAAAAAGGAGAGATCAAACCAGATGAATTTGATAAGATTACCAATATCCGATAG